In a single window of the Phocoena sinus isolate mPhoSin1 chromosome 7, mPhoSin1.pri, whole genome shotgun sequence genome:
- the NR4A2 gene encoding nuclear receptor subfamily 4 group A member 2 isoform X9, translating into MNEERHGELLTMPCVQAQYGSSPQGASPASQSYSYHSSGEYSSDFLTPEFVKFSMDLTNTEITATTSLPSFSTFMDNYSTGYDVKPPCLYQMPLSGQQSSIKVEDIQMHSYQQHSHLPPQSEEMMPHSGSVYYKPSSPPTPTTPGFQVQHSPMWDDPGSLHNFHQNYVATTHMIEQRKTPVSRLSLFSFKQSPPGTPVSSCQMRFDGPLHVPMNPEPASSHHVVDGQTFAVPNPIRKPASMGFPGLQIGHASQLLDTQVPSPPSRGSPSNEGLCAVCGDNAACQHYGVRTCEGCKGFFKRTVQKNAKYVCLANKNCPVDKRRRNRCQYCRFQKCLAVGMVKEVVRTDSLKGRRGRLPSKPKSPQEPSPPSPPVSLISALVRAHVDSNPAMTSLDYSRFQANPDYQMSGDDTQHIQQFYDLLTGSMEIIRGWAEKIPGFADLPKADQDLLFESAFLELFVLRLAYRSNPVEEYEHRHFCLLLHCCPGYGHRETRSQGTQESGGAAKQDCKLSQRPCDFQ; encoded by the exons atgaatgaagagaggCACGGAGAACTCCTAA CCATGCCTTGTGTTCAGGCGCAGTATGGGTCCTCGCCTCAAGGAGCCAGCCCCGCTTCTCAGAGCTACAGTTACCACTCTTCGGGAGAATACAGCTCCGATTTCTTAACTCCAGAGTTTGTCAAGTTTAGCATGGACCTCACCAACACTGAAATCACTGCCACCACTTCTCTCCCCAGCTTCAGTACCTTTATGGACAACTACAGCACAGGCTACGACGTCAAGCCACCTTGCTTGTACCAAATGCCCCTGTCCGGACAGCAGTCCTCCATTAAGGTAGAAGACATTCAGATGCACAGCTACCAGCAACACAGCCACCTGCCCCCCCAGTCCGAGGAGATGATGCCGCACTCCGGGTCGGTTTACTACAAGCCCTCCTCTCCCCCGACGCCCACCACCCCGGGCTTCCAGGTGCAGCACAGCCCCATGTGGGACGACCCAGGCTCCCTCCACAACTTCCACCAGAACTACGTGGCCACCACGCACATGATTGAGCAGAGGAAAACGCCGGTCTCCcgcctctccctcttctcctttaaGCAGTCGCCCCCCGGCACCCCCGTGTCTAGCTGCCAGATGCGCTTCGACGGGCCCCTGCACGTCCCCATGAACCCGGAGCCGGCGAGCAGCCACCACGTGGTGGACGGGCAGACCTTCGCTGTGCCCAACCCCATCCGAAAGCCCGCGTCCATGGGTTTCCCCGGCCTGCAGATCGGTCACGCGTCGCAGCTGCTCGACACGCAGGTGCCCTCGCCGCCGTCGCGGGGCTCCCCTTCCAACGAGGGGCTGTGCGCCGTGTGCGGCGACAACGCGGCCTGCCAGCACTATGGCGTGCGCACCTGTGAGGGCTGCAAAGGGTTCTTTAAG CGCACGGTGCAAAAAAACGCGAAATACGTgtgtttagcaaataaaaactgcCCGGTGGACAAGCGGCGCCGGAATCGCTGTCAGTACTGCAGATTTCAGAAGTGCCTGGCTGTTGGGATGGTGAAAGAAG TGGTTCGCACAGACAGTTTAAAAGGCCGGAGAGGTCGTTTACCTTCGAAACCGAAGAGCCCACAGGAGCCCTCTCCCCCCTCGCCCCCGGTGAGTCTGATCAGTGCCCTCGTCAGGGCCCATGTCGACTCCAACCCGGCTATGACCAGCCTGGACTATTCCAGG TTCCAGGCGAACCCTGACTATCAGATGAGTGGAGATGACACCCAGCATATCCAGCAATTCTATGATCTCCTGACTGGCTCCATGGAGATCATCAGGGGCTGGGCGGAGAAGATCCCGGGCTTCGCTGACCTGCCCAAAGCCGACCAGGACCTGCTTTTCGAGTCGGCTTTCCTAGAACTATTTGTGCTGAGATTAGCATACAG GTCCAACCCAGTGGAGG AATATGAACATCGACATTTCTGCCTTCTCCTGCATTGCTGCCCTGGCTATGGTCACAG AGAGACACGGTCTCAAGGAACCCAAGAGAGTGGAGGAGCTGCAAAACAAGATTGTAAATTGTCTCAAAGACCATGTGACTTTCAATAA
- the NR4A2 gene encoding nuclear receptor subfamily 4 group A member 2 isoform X11, producing MNEERHGELLTMPCVQAQYGSSPQGASPASQSYSYHSSGEYSSDFLTPEFVKFSMDLTNTEITATTSLPSFSTFMDNYSTGYDVKPPCLYQMPLSGQQSSIKVEDIQMHSYQQHSHLPPQSEEMMPHSGSVYYKPSSPPTPTTPGFQVQHSPMWDDPGSLHNFHQNYVATTHMIEQRKTPVSRLSLFSFKQSPPGTPVSSCQMRFDGPLHVPMNPEPASSHHVVDGQTFAVPNPIRKPASMGFPGLQIGHASQLLDTQVPSPPSRGSPSNEGLCAVCGDNAACQHYGVRTCEGCKGFFKRTVQKNAKYVCLANKNCPVDKRRRNRCQYCRFQKCLAVGMVKEVVRTDSLKGRRGRLPSKPKSPQEPSPPSPPVSLISALVRAHVDSNPAMTSLDYSRFQANPDYQMSGDDTQHIQQFYDLLTGSMEIIRGWAEKIPGFADLPKADQDLLFESAFLELFVLRLAYRI from the exons atgaatgaagagaggCACGGAGAACTCCTAA CCATGCCTTGTGTTCAGGCGCAGTATGGGTCCTCGCCTCAAGGAGCCAGCCCCGCTTCTCAGAGCTACAGTTACCACTCTTCGGGAGAATACAGCTCCGATTTCTTAACTCCAGAGTTTGTCAAGTTTAGCATGGACCTCACCAACACTGAAATCACTGCCACCACTTCTCTCCCCAGCTTCAGTACCTTTATGGACAACTACAGCACAGGCTACGACGTCAAGCCACCTTGCTTGTACCAAATGCCCCTGTCCGGACAGCAGTCCTCCATTAAGGTAGAAGACATTCAGATGCACAGCTACCAGCAACACAGCCACCTGCCCCCCCAGTCCGAGGAGATGATGCCGCACTCCGGGTCGGTTTACTACAAGCCCTCCTCTCCCCCGACGCCCACCACCCCGGGCTTCCAGGTGCAGCACAGCCCCATGTGGGACGACCCAGGCTCCCTCCACAACTTCCACCAGAACTACGTGGCCACCACGCACATGATTGAGCAGAGGAAAACGCCGGTCTCCcgcctctccctcttctcctttaaGCAGTCGCCCCCCGGCACCCCCGTGTCTAGCTGCCAGATGCGCTTCGACGGGCCCCTGCACGTCCCCATGAACCCGGAGCCGGCGAGCAGCCACCACGTGGTGGACGGGCAGACCTTCGCTGTGCCCAACCCCATCCGAAAGCCCGCGTCCATGGGTTTCCCCGGCCTGCAGATCGGTCACGCGTCGCAGCTGCTCGACACGCAGGTGCCCTCGCCGCCGTCGCGGGGCTCCCCTTCCAACGAGGGGCTGTGCGCCGTGTGCGGCGACAACGCGGCCTGCCAGCACTATGGCGTGCGCACCTGTGAGGGCTGCAAAGGGTTCTTTAAG CGCACGGTGCAAAAAAACGCGAAATACGTgtgtttagcaaataaaaactgcCCGGTGGACAAGCGGCGCCGGAATCGCTGTCAGTACTGCAGATTTCAGAAGTGCCTGGCTGTTGGGATGGTGAAAGAAG TGGTTCGCACAGACAGTTTAAAAGGCCGGAGAGGTCGTTTACCTTCGAAACCGAAGAGCCCACAGGAGCCCTCTCCCCCCTCGCCCCCGGTGAGTCTGATCAGTGCCCTCGTCAGGGCCCATGTCGACTCCAACCCGGCTATGACCAGCCTGGACTATTCCAGG TTCCAGGCGAACCCTGACTATCAGATGAGTGGAGATGACACCCAGCATATCCAGCAATTCTATGATCTCCTGACTGGCTCCATGGAGATCATCAGGGGCTGGGCGGAGAAGATCCCGGGCTTCGCTGACCTGCCCAAAGCCGACCAGGACCTGCTTTTCGAGTCGGCTTTCCTAGAACTATTTGTGCTGAGATTAGCATACAG AATATGA
- the NR4A2 gene encoding nuclear receptor subfamily 4 group A member 2 isoform X3, which translates to MNEERHGELLTMPCVQAQYGSSPQGASPASQSYSYHSSGEYSSDFLTPEFVKFSMDLTNTEITATTSLPSFSTFMDNYSTGYDVKPPCLYQMPLSGQQSSIKVEDIQMHSYQQHSHLPPQSEEMMPHSGSVYYKPSSPPTPTTPGFQVQHSPMWDDPGSLHNFHQNYVATTHMIEQRKTPVSRLSLFSFKQSPPGTPVSSCQMRFDGPLHVPMNPEPASSHHVVDGQTFAVPNPIRKPASMGFPGLQIGHASQLLDTQVPSPPSRGSPSNEGLCAVCGDNAACQHYGVRTCEGCKGFFKRTVQKNAKYVCLANKNCPVDKRRRNRCQYCRFQKCLAVGMVKEVVRTDSLKGRRGRLPSKPKSPQEPSPPSPPFQANPDYQMSGDDTQHIQQFYDLLTGSMEIIRGWAEKIPGFADLPKADQDLLFESAFLELFVLRLAYRSNPVEGKLIFCNGVVLHRLQCVRGFGEWIDSIVEFSSNLQNMNIDISAFSCIAALAMVTERHGLKEPKRVEELQNKIVNCLKDHVTFNNGGLNRPNYLSKLLGKLPELRTLCTQGLQRIFYLKLEDLVPPPAIIDKLFLDTLPF; encoded by the exons atgaatgaagagaggCACGGAGAACTCCTAA CCATGCCTTGTGTTCAGGCGCAGTATGGGTCCTCGCCTCAAGGAGCCAGCCCCGCTTCTCAGAGCTACAGTTACCACTCTTCGGGAGAATACAGCTCCGATTTCTTAACTCCAGAGTTTGTCAAGTTTAGCATGGACCTCACCAACACTGAAATCACTGCCACCACTTCTCTCCCCAGCTTCAGTACCTTTATGGACAACTACAGCACAGGCTACGACGTCAAGCCACCTTGCTTGTACCAAATGCCCCTGTCCGGACAGCAGTCCTCCATTAAGGTAGAAGACATTCAGATGCACAGCTACCAGCAACACAGCCACCTGCCCCCCCAGTCCGAGGAGATGATGCCGCACTCCGGGTCGGTTTACTACAAGCCCTCCTCTCCCCCGACGCCCACCACCCCGGGCTTCCAGGTGCAGCACAGCCCCATGTGGGACGACCCAGGCTCCCTCCACAACTTCCACCAGAACTACGTGGCCACCACGCACATGATTGAGCAGAGGAAAACGCCGGTCTCCcgcctctccctcttctcctttaaGCAGTCGCCCCCCGGCACCCCCGTGTCTAGCTGCCAGATGCGCTTCGACGGGCCCCTGCACGTCCCCATGAACCCGGAGCCGGCGAGCAGCCACCACGTGGTGGACGGGCAGACCTTCGCTGTGCCCAACCCCATCCGAAAGCCCGCGTCCATGGGTTTCCCCGGCCTGCAGATCGGTCACGCGTCGCAGCTGCTCGACACGCAGGTGCCCTCGCCGCCGTCGCGGGGCTCCCCTTCCAACGAGGGGCTGTGCGCCGTGTGCGGCGACAACGCGGCCTGCCAGCACTATGGCGTGCGCACCTGTGAGGGCTGCAAAGGGTTCTTTAAG CGCACGGTGCAAAAAAACGCGAAATACGTgtgtttagcaaataaaaactgcCCGGTGGACAAGCGGCGCCGGAATCGCTGTCAGTACTGCAGATTTCAGAAGTGCCTGGCTGTTGGGATGGTGAAAGAAG TGGTTCGCACAGACAGTTTAAAAGGCCGGAGAGGTCGTTTACCTTCGAAACCGAAGAGCCCACAGGAGCCCTCTCCCCCCTCGCCCCCG TTCCAGGCGAACCCTGACTATCAGATGAGTGGAGATGACACCCAGCATATCCAGCAATTCTATGATCTCCTGACTGGCTCCATGGAGATCATCAGGGGCTGGGCGGAGAAGATCCCGGGCTTCGCTGACCTGCCCAAAGCCGACCAGGACCTGCTTTTCGAGTCGGCTTTCCTAGAACTATTTGTGCTGAGATTAGCATACAG GTCCAACCCAGTGGAGGGTAAACTCATCTTTTGCAATGGGGTGGTCTTGCACAGGTTGCAATGCGTTCGTGGCTTTGGGGAATGGATTGATTCCATTGTTGAATTCTCCTCCAACTTGCAGAATATGAACATCGACATTTCTGCCTTCTCCTGCATTGCTGCCCTGGCTATGGTCACAG AGAGACACGGTCTCAAGGAACCCAAGAGAGTGGAGGAGCTGCAAAACAAGATTGTAAATTGTCTCAAAGACCATGTGACTTTCAATAATGGGGGCTTGAACCGCCCCAACTATTTGTCCAAACTGTTGGGGAAGCTTCCAGAACTCCGTACGCTTTGCACGCAGGGGCTACAGCGCATTTTCTACCTGAAACTGGAAGATTTGGTACCACCACCAGCAATAATTGACAAACTTTTCCTGGACACTTTACCTTTCTAA
- the NR4A2 gene encoding nuclear receptor subfamily 4 group A member 2 isoform X6 produces MNEERHGELLTMPCVQAQYGSSPQGASPASQSYSYHSSGEYSSDFLTPEFVKFSMDLTNTEITATTSLPSFSTFMDNYSTGYDVKPPCLYQMPLSGQQSSIKVEDIQMHSYQQHSHLPPQSEEMMPHSGSVYYKPSSPPTPTTPGFQVQHSPMWDDPGSLHNFHQNYVATTHMIEQRKTPVSRLSLFSFKQSPPGTPVSSCQMRFDGPLHVPMNPEPASSHHVVDGQTFAVPNPIRKPASMGFPGLQIGHASQLLDTQVPSPPSRGSPSNEGLCAVCGDNAACQHYGVRTCEGCKGFFKRTVQKNAKYVCLANKNCPVDKRRRNRCQYCRFQKCLAVGMVKEVVRTDSLKGRRGRLPSKPKSPQEPSPPSPPVSLISALVRAHVDSNPAMTSLDYSRFQANPDYQMSGDDTQHIQQFYDLLTGSMEIIRGWAEKIPGFADLPKADQDLLFESAFLELFVLRLAYRSNPVEEYEHRHFCLLLHCCPGYGHRSVPQAQGTSPELPSGIRPGFPLLPADPPWSCQLANCSVHSSFVSGCVFCRETRSQGTQESGGAAKQDCKLSQRPCDFQ; encoded by the exons atgaatgaagagaggCACGGAGAACTCCTAA CCATGCCTTGTGTTCAGGCGCAGTATGGGTCCTCGCCTCAAGGAGCCAGCCCCGCTTCTCAGAGCTACAGTTACCACTCTTCGGGAGAATACAGCTCCGATTTCTTAACTCCAGAGTTTGTCAAGTTTAGCATGGACCTCACCAACACTGAAATCACTGCCACCACTTCTCTCCCCAGCTTCAGTACCTTTATGGACAACTACAGCACAGGCTACGACGTCAAGCCACCTTGCTTGTACCAAATGCCCCTGTCCGGACAGCAGTCCTCCATTAAGGTAGAAGACATTCAGATGCACAGCTACCAGCAACACAGCCACCTGCCCCCCCAGTCCGAGGAGATGATGCCGCACTCCGGGTCGGTTTACTACAAGCCCTCCTCTCCCCCGACGCCCACCACCCCGGGCTTCCAGGTGCAGCACAGCCCCATGTGGGACGACCCAGGCTCCCTCCACAACTTCCACCAGAACTACGTGGCCACCACGCACATGATTGAGCAGAGGAAAACGCCGGTCTCCcgcctctccctcttctcctttaaGCAGTCGCCCCCCGGCACCCCCGTGTCTAGCTGCCAGATGCGCTTCGACGGGCCCCTGCACGTCCCCATGAACCCGGAGCCGGCGAGCAGCCACCACGTGGTGGACGGGCAGACCTTCGCTGTGCCCAACCCCATCCGAAAGCCCGCGTCCATGGGTTTCCCCGGCCTGCAGATCGGTCACGCGTCGCAGCTGCTCGACACGCAGGTGCCCTCGCCGCCGTCGCGGGGCTCCCCTTCCAACGAGGGGCTGTGCGCCGTGTGCGGCGACAACGCGGCCTGCCAGCACTATGGCGTGCGCACCTGTGAGGGCTGCAAAGGGTTCTTTAAG CGCACGGTGCAAAAAAACGCGAAATACGTgtgtttagcaaataaaaactgcCCGGTGGACAAGCGGCGCCGGAATCGCTGTCAGTACTGCAGATTTCAGAAGTGCCTGGCTGTTGGGATGGTGAAAGAAG TGGTTCGCACAGACAGTTTAAAAGGCCGGAGAGGTCGTTTACCTTCGAAACCGAAGAGCCCACAGGAGCCCTCTCCCCCCTCGCCCCCGGTGAGTCTGATCAGTGCCCTCGTCAGGGCCCATGTCGACTCCAACCCGGCTATGACCAGCCTGGACTATTCCAGG TTCCAGGCGAACCCTGACTATCAGATGAGTGGAGATGACACCCAGCATATCCAGCAATTCTATGATCTCCTGACTGGCTCCATGGAGATCATCAGGGGCTGGGCGGAGAAGATCCCGGGCTTCGCTGACCTGCCCAAAGCCGACCAGGACCTGCTTTTCGAGTCGGCTTTCCTAGAACTATTTGTGCTGAGATTAGCATACAG GTCCAACCCAGTGGAGG AATATGAACATCGACATTTCTGCCTTCTCCTGCATTGCTGCCCTGGCTATGGTCACAGGTCAGTACCACAGGCACAGGGCACTTCTCCAGAACTGCCCAGTGGGATTCGTCccggttttcccttgctgcctgcCGACCCTCCCTGGTCCTGTCAGCTAGCTAACTGCTCGGTGCattcctcttttgtttctggtTGTGTTTTCTGCAGAGAGACACGGTCTCAAGGAACCCAAGAGAGTGGAGGAGCTGCAAAACAAGATTGTAAATTGTCTCAAAGACCATGTGACTTTCAATAA
- the NR4A2 gene encoding nuclear receptor subfamily 4 group A member 2 isoform X1 has protein sequence MNEERHGELLTMPCVQAQYGSSPQGASPASQSYSYHSSGEYSSDFLTPEFVKFSMDLTNTEITATTSLPSFSTFMDNYSTGYDVKPPCLYQMPLSGQQSSIKVEDIQMHSYQQHSHLPPQSEEMMPHSGSVYYKPSSPPTPTTPGFQVQHSPMWDDPGSLHNFHQNYVATTHMIEQRKTPVSRLSLFSFKQSPPGTPVSSCQMRFDGPLHVPMNPEPASSHHVVDGQTFAVPNPIRKPASMGFPGLQIGHASQLLDTQVPSPPSRGSPSNEGLCAVCGDNAACQHYGVRTCEGCKGFFKRTVQKNAKYVCLANKNCPVDKRRRNRCQYCRFQKCLAVGMVKEVVRTDSLKGRRGRLPSKPKSPQEPSPPSPPVSLISALVRAHVDSNPAMTSLDYSRFQANPDYQMSGDDTQHIQQFYDLLTGSMEIIRGWAEKIPGFADLPKADQDLLFESAFLELFVLRLAYRSNPVEGKLIFCNGVVLHRLQCVRGFGEWIDSIVEFSSNLQNMNIDISAFSCIAALAMVTERHGLKEPKRVEELQNKIVNCLKDHVTFNNGGLNRPNYLSKLLGKLPELRTLCTQGLQRIFYLKLEDLVPPPAIIDKLFLDTLPF, from the exons atgaatgaagagaggCACGGAGAACTCCTAA CCATGCCTTGTGTTCAGGCGCAGTATGGGTCCTCGCCTCAAGGAGCCAGCCCCGCTTCTCAGAGCTACAGTTACCACTCTTCGGGAGAATACAGCTCCGATTTCTTAACTCCAGAGTTTGTCAAGTTTAGCATGGACCTCACCAACACTGAAATCACTGCCACCACTTCTCTCCCCAGCTTCAGTACCTTTATGGACAACTACAGCACAGGCTACGACGTCAAGCCACCTTGCTTGTACCAAATGCCCCTGTCCGGACAGCAGTCCTCCATTAAGGTAGAAGACATTCAGATGCACAGCTACCAGCAACACAGCCACCTGCCCCCCCAGTCCGAGGAGATGATGCCGCACTCCGGGTCGGTTTACTACAAGCCCTCCTCTCCCCCGACGCCCACCACCCCGGGCTTCCAGGTGCAGCACAGCCCCATGTGGGACGACCCAGGCTCCCTCCACAACTTCCACCAGAACTACGTGGCCACCACGCACATGATTGAGCAGAGGAAAACGCCGGTCTCCcgcctctccctcttctcctttaaGCAGTCGCCCCCCGGCACCCCCGTGTCTAGCTGCCAGATGCGCTTCGACGGGCCCCTGCACGTCCCCATGAACCCGGAGCCGGCGAGCAGCCACCACGTGGTGGACGGGCAGACCTTCGCTGTGCCCAACCCCATCCGAAAGCCCGCGTCCATGGGTTTCCCCGGCCTGCAGATCGGTCACGCGTCGCAGCTGCTCGACACGCAGGTGCCCTCGCCGCCGTCGCGGGGCTCCCCTTCCAACGAGGGGCTGTGCGCCGTGTGCGGCGACAACGCGGCCTGCCAGCACTATGGCGTGCGCACCTGTGAGGGCTGCAAAGGGTTCTTTAAG CGCACGGTGCAAAAAAACGCGAAATACGTgtgtttagcaaataaaaactgcCCGGTGGACAAGCGGCGCCGGAATCGCTGTCAGTACTGCAGATTTCAGAAGTGCCTGGCTGTTGGGATGGTGAAAGAAG TGGTTCGCACAGACAGTTTAAAAGGCCGGAGAGGTCGTTTACCTTCGAAACCGAAGAGCCCACAGGAGCCCTCTCCCCCCTCGCCCCCGGTGAGTCTGATCAGTGCCCTCGTCAGGGCCCATGTCGACTCCAACCCGGCTATGACCAGCCTGGACTATTCCAGG TTCCAGGCGAACCCTGACTATCAGATGAGTGGAGATGACACCCAGCATATCCAGCAATTCTATGATCTCCTGACTGGCTCCATGGAGATCATCAGGGGCTGGGCGGAGAAGATCCCGGGCTTCGCTGACCTGCCCAAAGCCGACCAGGACCTGCTTTTCGAGTCGGCTTTCCTAGAACTATTTGTGCTGAGATTAGCATACAG GTCCAACCCAGTGGAGGGTAAACTCATCTTTTGCAATGGGGTGGTCTTGCACAGGTTGCAATGCGTTCGTGGCTTTGGGGAATGGATTGATTCCATTGTTGAATTCTCCTCCAACTTGCAGAATATGAACATCGACATTTCTGCCTTCTCCTGCATTGCTGCCCTGGCTATGGTCACAG AGAGACACGGTCTCAAGGAACCCAAGAGAGTGGAGGAGCTGCAAAACAAGATTGTAAATTGTCTCAAAGACCATGTGACTTTCAATAATGGGGGCTTGAACCGCCCCAACTATTTGTCCAAACTGTTGGGGAAGCTTCCAGAACTCCGTACGCTTTGCACGCAGGGGCTACAGCGCATTTTCTACCTGAAACTGGAAGATTTGGTACCACCACCAGCAATAATTGACAAACTTTTCCTGGACACTTTACCTTTCTAA
- the NR4A2 gene encoding nuclear receptor subfamily 4 group A member 2 isoform X4 — MPCVQAQYGSSPQGASPASQSYSYHSSGEYSSDFLTPEFVKFSMDLTNTEITATTSLPSFSTFMDNYSTGYDVKPPCLYQMPLSGQQSSIKVEDIQMHSYQQHSHLPPQSEEMMPHSGSVYYKPSSPPTPTTPGFQVQHSPMWDDPGSLHNFHQNYVATTHMIEQRKTPVSRLSLFSFKQSPPGTPVSSCQMRFDGPLHVPMNPEPASSHHVVDGQTFAVPNPIRKPASMGFPGLQIGHASQLLDTQVPSPPSRGSPSNEGLCAVCGDNAACQHYGVRTCEGCKGFFKRTVQKNAKYVCLANKNCPVDKRRRNRCQYCRFQKCLAVGMVKEVVRTDSLKGRRGRLPSKPKSPQEPSPPSPPVSLISALVRAHVDSNPAMTSLDYSRFQANPDYQMSGDDTQHIQQFYDLLTGSMEIIRGWAEKIPGFADLPKADQDLLFESAFLELFVLRLAYRLQCVRGFGEWIDSIVEFSSNLQNMNIDISAFSCIAALAMVTERHGLKEPKRVEELQNKIVNCLKDHVTFNNGGLNRPNYLSKLLGKLPELRTLCTQGLQRIFYLKLEDLVPPPAIIDKLFLDTLPF; from the exons ATGCCTTGTGTTCAGGCGCAGTATGGGTCCTCGCCTCAAGGAGCCAGCCCCGCTTCTCAGAGCTACAGTTACCACTCTTCGGGAGAATACAGCTCCGATTTCTTAACTCCAGAGTTTGTCAAGTTTAGCATGGACCTCACCAACACTGAAATCACTGCCACCACTTCTCTCCCCAGCTTCAGTACCTTTATGGACAACTACAGCACAGGCTACGACGTCAAGCCACCTTGCTTGTACCAAATGCCCCTGTCCGGACAGCAGTCCTCCATTAAGGTAGAAGACATTCAGATGCACAGCTACCAGCAACACAGCCACCTGCCCCCCCAGTCCGAGGAGATGATGCCGCACTCCGGGTCGGTTTACTACAAGCCCTCCTCTCCCCCGACGCCCACCACCCCGGGCTTCCAGGTGCAGCACAGCCCCATGTGGGACGACCCAGGCTCCCTCCACAACTTCCACCAGAACTACGTGGCCACCACGCACATGATTGAGCAGAGGAAAACGCCGGTCTCCcgcctctccctcttctcctttaaGCAGTCGCCCCCCGGCACCCCCGTGTCTAGCTGCCAGATGCGCTTCGACGGGCCCCTGCACGTCCCCATGAACCCGGAGCCGGCGAGCAGCCACCACGTGGTGGACGGGCAGACCTTCGCTGTGCCCAACCCCATCCGAAAGCCCGCGTCCATGGGTTTCCCCGGCCTGCAGATCGGTCACGCGTCGCAGCTGCTCGACACGCAGGTGCCCTCGCCGCCGTCGCGGGGCTCCCCTTCCAACGAGGGGCTGTGCGCCGTGTGCGGCGACAACGCGGCCTGCCAGCACTATGGCGTGCGCACCTGTGAGGGCTGCAAAGGGTTCTTTAAG CGCACGGTGCAAAAAAACGCGAAATACGTgtgtttagcaaataaaaactgcCCGGTGGACAAGCGGCGCCGGAATCGCTGTCAGTACTGCAGATTTCAGAAGTGCCTGGCTGTTGGGATGGTGAAAGAAG TGGTTCGCACAGACAGTTTAAAAGGCCGGAGAGGTCGTTTACCTTCGAAACCGAAGAGCCCACAGGAGCCCTCTCCCCCCTCGCCCCCGGTGAGTCTGATCAGTGCCCTCGTCAGGGCCCATGTCGACTCCAACCCGGCTATGACCAGCCTGGACTATTCCAGG TTCCAGGCGAACCCTGACTATCAGATGAGTGGAGATGACACCCAGCATATCCAGCAATTCTATGATCTCCTGACTGGCTCCATGGAGATCATCAGGGGCTGGGCGGAGAAGATCCCGGGCTTCGCTGACCTGCCCAAAGCCGACCAGGACCTGCTTTTCGAGTCGGCTTTCCTAGAACTATTTGTGCTGAGATTAGCATACAG GTTGCAATGCGTTCGTGGCTTTGGGGAATGGATTGATTCCATTGTTGAATTCTCCTCCAACTTGCAGAATATGAACATCGACATTTCTGCCTTCTCCTGCATTGCTGCCCTGGCTATGGTCACAG AGAGACACGGTCTCAAGGAACCCAAGAGAGTGGAGGAGCTGCAAAACAAGATTGTAAATTGTCTCAAAGACCATGTGACTTTCAATAATGGGGGCTTGAACCGCCCCAACTATTTGTCCAAACTGTTGGGGAAGCTTCCAGAACTCCGTACGCTTTGCACGCAGGGGCTACAGCGCATTTTCTACCTGAAACTGGAAGATTTGGTACCACCACCAGCAATAATTGACAAACTTTTCCTGGACACTTTACCTTTCTAA